CGAACAGACGACCTATCGGGGTCGGATCATCGCCGCGGGGCTGATTACCGGCGAGGCGATCATGGGGATCGTCATCGGCGCGCTCTACATCCGCGGCATTGGAACGGAGACCGGTGTCCCCTACCCGCTCGGACTCGACGCCGGAACGCAGACGATCCTCGGCGTCGTCGCGCTCGTGGCCCTCCTCGGGATCTTCATGGGCGGCGTCCTCCGCGGGTCGCAAACGGCGGACGCATGAGCGCCCACGCGCCGAGTTCGATTCCGACGCGAACGACGGACGACTGGGACGTAACGACCAGCGACGGCGATCGACGAGTCACGATCAGGTGGACGAAACGTCCCCGGAACCGTCTCGACGGGTTCCTATTCGACCTCTTCGGGACGAGTCGAGAACGCGACCTCACGCTCGATTCCGTCGGGACGACCGTCTGGACCCACTGTGACGGCGAACACACCGTCTCGGAGATCGCAGCGGTCGTCGCCGACGAACACGACGCCGATCGGGTCGAGCCCGTCGACGAGACGCTCGCGCACTTCCTCATGCAACTCGAGGAGCGAGATCTAATCCGGTTCGAGAACCGGACAGACGAGTAACCGGTCTCGAGTGGCGTTCTCTCGAGACGCCCCTCGCGGAATCGCCTGCTGGTTCGATCGACCGAGCCGAGCGACGCGCGTGGACGATTTTCGATAACATACACCAGAGACTATCAATCGGGCGCTCGTTCGTCGTCCTATGTCGTTCGATCCGGAACTCGTCACGACGATCACGTTCGATTCCTACAGCACGTTAGTCGACGTCGACGCGGCCGAAACGGCGCTCGCCGAACGCGTGGACGACCCCGAGCCGATCTCGAAGCTGTGGCGTGCGCGCTCGCTCGAGTACACCTTCGTCGCGAACCACGTCGACGCGTATCAGCCGTTCTACGAGATGAACCGCGACGCACTCCAGTACGCCCTCGAGGCCCACGGCGTGGATATCTCGGCGGACGAACGCGACCAGATTCTCGCCGTCTACCACGAACTCGACGTCTTCGACGACGTGCGCGACGGACTCGAGCGTCTCCGGGACGCCGGCTACGACTGTTACGTCGTTTCGAACGGGAATCCCGAGATGCTCGAGTCGATGGTGGCACACGCCGATATCGAAGCGTACATCGAGGCGACGATCAGCGCCGACGAGGTTCGAACGTTCAAGCCCGACGCCGAACTCTATCGACACGCCGCCGCGCGAACCGGAACGCCCATCGACGAGATCGCACACGTAACCGCCGGCTGGTTCGACGTTATGGGCGCACAAAACGCCGGAATGCAGGGGGTCTGGGTCGACCGAAAGGGAACGCCGTGGGAGCCGTTCGACGGCGAACCGGCGCTGACCGTCGAGTCGTTTCACGAACTGGTCGAGGCGGTCGGTCAGTAACGGCTCAGTCGCCGACTCGAGGATGGCTATCGTATTCGGACCGGTTTTATACCCACCTCAAAACCCAAATTCACGCGTTATCCCCTCTCATTCGGCACCTTCTGCATATTAAACTGAATGGTTAAATATTCTCGCGGCGTTCGCTCAACTAGATGGTTGAACGACCGCGAAACGATCCGGATCTCGACGCGATATTCGGGGCACTGGCCCACCCGACACGGCGGGAACTCATCGAGCAGCTAGCCGGCGGCCCAGAAAGCGTCGGTGAGCTAGCGGAACCCCACGACATGTCCCTGGCGGCAGTGTCGAAGCACTTGCAGGTGCTCGAGGACGCGGGCCTCATCGAGGTCGAGAAGGACGGCCGTGTCCGACGGTGTCACCTTGAGGCCGCCCCGCTGAGCGACGCCTTCGGCTGGCTGACCCAGTACCGCGTGTTCTGGGAGGATCGATTCGACGCGTTGGCTGACCATCTCGAGGATGATCAAAATGACCGATCACGAGACGACTGACGAAACCGAGTTCGAACCGAGCGAGTACGATCTGACCATCGAGCGGACGTTCGACGCGCCGCGCGAACGCGTCTGGGAAGCGTGGACCGACCCAGAACAGGTGGCCGAGTGGTGGGGGCCAAAGGAGTTCACGGTCCCGAACTGTGAGATGGACGTGCGACCGGGTGGCTCCTTCAGTATCGACATGCAAGCGCCAGACGGGACCATCTATCCGGACGACGGAACCTTTCACGAGGTCGACCAACCGGAGCGTCTCGTCGTGACCAGTCGCGCCTTCGAGGACGACGACGGCGAGTTCCACCTCGAGGTTCGCCAGACCGTGACGTTCGCCGACCGCGACGGAAAGACGAAGCTCACGCTACAAGCGAGGGTTATCACGGCGACGCCAGAAGTGGCTGAAGCGCTCGAGGGGATGGAGCAGGGATGGAGCGAGAGCCTGGACAAACTCGATGGGTACGTCGGCCAATCGGTGGATACTGCCGCATGACGGCCGTGACCGCGAGAGCATCTCGACGTCGGTTGACGGCTACGTCGCAGGACCGAACGATGGCCGCGAGAATGCGCTGGGAGACGGCAGAGAGCGGCTCCACGAGTGGATATACGACCTGAAGAGGTGGCGAGCGGCCCACGGACTCGACGGCGGCGAGTCTAACCGGAACGACGAGGTCATCGCGGAATCGACCGAAAACGTCGGCGCGGTCGTGATGGGTCGGCGAATGTTCAGCAACGACGACGGTCCGTGAGGCGACGAGCCGTTCGAGGGACACTGGGCGAGAACCCCGTCTTTCGGCGCGCCTGCCAAGCGATCGGTGAGGGCGCCTCCGACGAGGATCATCGGTGATCCCTCACCCGATCGATCGGACGCAATTGTCGTCCGGTCTTTCGAACGTACGGTTCCCGTTGGAT
The sequence above is drawn from the Halostagnicola kamekurae genome and encodes:
- a CDS encoding PqqD family protein — protein: MSAHAPSSIPTRTTDDWDVTTSDGDRRVTIRWTKRPRNRLDGFLFDLFGTSRERDLTLDSVGTTVWTHCDGEHTVSEIAAVVADEHDADRVEPVDETLAHFLMQLEERDLIRFENRTDE
- a CDS encoding haloacid dehalogenase type II is translated as MSFDPELVTTITFDSYSTLVDVDAAETALAERVDDPEPISKLWRARSLEYTFVANHVDAYQPFYEMNRDALQYALEAHGVDISADERDQILAVYHELDVFDDVRDGLERLRDAGYDCYVVSNGNPEMLESMVAHADIEAYIEATISADEVRTFKPDAELYRHAAARTGTPIDEIAHVTAGWFDVMGAQNAGMQGVWVDRKGTPWEPFDGEPALTVESFHELVEAVGQ
- a CDS encoding ArsR/SmtB family transcription factor, encoding MVERPRNDPDLDAIFGALAHPTRRELIEQLAGGPESVGELAEPHDMSLAAVSKHLQVLEDAGLIEVEKDGRVRRCHLEAAPLSDAFGWLTQYRVFWEDRFDALADHLEDDQNDRSRDD
- a CDS encoding SRPBCC family protein, with translation MTDHETTDETEFEPSEYDLTIERTFDAPRERVWEAWTDPEQVAEWWGPKEFTVPNCEMDVRPGGSFSIDMQAPDGTIYPDDGTFHEVDQPERLVVTSRAFEDDDGEFHLEVRQTVTFADRDGKTKLTLQARVITATPEVAEALEGMEQGWSESLDKLDGYVGQSVDTAA